A genomic region of Ignavibacteriota bacterium contains the following coding sequences:
- the sulP gene encoding sulfate permease, with protein sequence MSWKSFFLPIQKLSSKQLLSELTSGVIVGIVALPLAIAFGIASGVTPEKGLITAIIGGFIVSYFGGSKVQIGGPTGAFIIIVYGIVQQFGVNGLIIATLMAGIILIVMGAARFGAMIKFIPYPVVVGFTTGIAVVIFSSQIKDFFGLKIENVPADFLEKWTVFVHNFSTLNLQTLFISVLSLIIIIFWPKVSRKIPGSLLAIFVSVLLVKFFNLNVETIESKFGEIPSVIPQPIFPEFSFKIIKEMIMPATTIAILAAIEALLSAVVADGMIGSRHNSNKELIAQGIANVFSPIFGGIPVTGAIARTATNIKNGGRTPLAGIIHALTLLLIMIFLGKWAKLIPMATLAAILVVVAYNMSEYKVFYHLLKSPKSDVAVLLTTFFLTVILDLTIAIEVGMILAGFLFMRRMAEVSNLEIIKNEFSDSENINDPMAIQNKVVPEGVEIYEINGPFFFGAANKFREVMNEIENPPKIRIIRMRNVPAVDATGLKMLREIYRDSKDLDIIVILSGVNTQPRNAIKQFGLLDEIGEMNVFDNIDDALKRANEILSGK encoded by the coding sequence ATGTCGTGGAAATCATTTTTTCTACCTATACAAAAATTATCATCAAAACAGTTATTATCCGAACTTACTTCAGGAGTAATAGTTGGGATTGTGGCATTGCCTCTTGCAATTGCTTTTGGTATTGCTTCTGGTGTAACTCCTGAAAAAGGCTTGATTACCGCCATAATTGGAGGATTTATTGTTTCCTATTTTGGCGGAAGCAAAGTTCAAATTGGAGGTCCGACCGGAGCATTTATTATAATTGTTTATGGTATTGTTCAGCAATTTGGCGTTAATGGATTGATTATCGCGACTTTAATGGCGGGCATTATTTTAATTGTTATGGGTGCCGCAAGATTTGGGGCTATGATCAAATTTATACCTTATCCTGTTGTGGTAGGATTTACAACCGGAATTGCTGTTGTAATATTTTCAAGCCAAATTAAAGATTTTTTTGGTCTGAAAATTGAAAATGTACCCGCTGATTTTTTGGAAAAATGGACAGTTTTTGTACATAATTTTTCTACTTTAAATCTTCAAACCCTTTTCATTTCTGTTTTGTCTTTAATAATTATAATTTTTTGGCCGAAAGTTTCCAGAAAAATTCCAGGTTCTTTACTTGCAATATTTGTAAGTGTTCTATTGGTCAAGTTTTTCAATCTTAATGTTGAAACTATTGAATCAAAATTCGGAGAAATTCCTTCGGTAATTCCACAGCCAATTTTTCCGGAATTCAGTTTTAAGATTATTAAGGAAATGATAATGCCAGCCACAACAATTGCAATTTTAGCCGCAATTGAAGCACTTCTTTCCGCTGTGGTTGCCGATGGTATGATCGGATCAAGACATAATTCAAATAAAGAACTTATTGCACAGGGAATAGCAAATGTTTTTTCTCCCATTTTTGGAGGAATTCCGGTAACGGGAGCAATTGCAAGAACAGCGACCAATATTAAAAACGGCGGCAGAACTCCGTTAGCGGGTATAATTCATGCATTAACTCTTTTATTAATTATGATTTTTTTGGGAAAATGGGCAAAGTTAATTCCAATGGCTACATTAGCCGCAATTTTAGTCGTAGTAGCTTATAATATGAGCGAATATAAAGTATTTTATCATCTTTTGAAAAGCCCAAAGAGCGATGTTGCTGTTCTGCTTACGACATTTTTCTTAACCGTAATTTTAGATTTAACAATTGCAATTGAAGTAGGAATGATTTTGGCCGGATTTTTATTTATGCGGCGAATGGCAGAAGTTTCTAATCTTGAGATTATAAAGAATGAATTTTCAGATTCTGAAAATATTAATGATCCAATGGCTATTCAAAATAAAGTTGTACCTGAAGGAGTTGAAATTTATGAAATTAACGGTCCTTTCTTTTTTGGCGCCGCAAATAAATTTCGTGAAGTTATGAATGAAATAGAAAACCCGCCGAAGATTAGAATAATTAGAATGAGAAACGTTCCGGCAGTAGATGCAACAGGATTAAAAATGCTTCGAGAAATATACAGAGACAGTAAGGATTTGGATATAATTGTGATTTTATCGGGAGTTAATACTCAACCAAGAAATGCAATTAAACAATTTGGACTTCTTGATGAAATAGGAGAAATGAATGTTTTTGATAATATTGATGACGCATTAAAACGAGCAAATGAAATTTTAAGCGGAAAATAA
- a CDS encoding ATP-dependent 6-phosphofructokinase: MSNINKIKGTIGILTGGGDVPGLNPAIRAVTIRAIREGYRVVGIRRGWGGMIDIVRDKQYDNSENFIELSEKIVNKAGRTGGTFLHSSRTRASHVPKPNVPEHLKDSYTNEINDLTPEVMQNIDFMGLDYLIPIGGDDTLSYGKHLHDQGMKVIAIPKTMDNDVPGTDYCIGFSTCVTRTIELTHALRTSAGSHERFLIIEVFGRYAGFSALLPTMAGAADRCVIPEHKFDVERLTELMVYDRMNNPSKYSVCLVSEGAMMQESADMTFEDQETDMFGHKKLGGIGDMVSKKMKDLSVKYNKGHRVNVINQRLGYMVRSGDPDAIDSIVPMAYGNLALDLVLEGTSGRLVTLKNGRYDNAPIEIVTSFKKVVDVDKYYNVERLRPHYKSFESKPLFIMASD, translated from the coding sequence ATGAGTAATATTAACAAAATCAAAGGAACAATTGGAATTCTTACTGGAGGCGGAGATGTTCCGGGATTAAATCCGGCAATCCGTGCAGTAACAATTCGCGCAATACGTGAAGGATACCGTGTTGTTGGAATTCGCCGTGGTTGGGGTGGAATGATTGATATTGTTAGAGATAAGCAATATGACAATAGTGAAAATTTCATTGAACTTTCAGAAAAGATAGTAAATAAAGCTGGAAGAACCGGCGGTACATTCTTGCATTCGTCCAGAACACGAGCTAGTCACGTTCCAAAACCGAATGTTCCCGAACACTTAAAAGACAGCTACACCAATGAAATTAATGATTTAACTCCTGAAGTAATGCAAAATATCGACTTTATGGGATTAGATTATTTAATTCCTATTGGCGGTGATGATACATTAAGTTATGGGAAACATCTTCATGACCAAGGCATGAAAGTTATTGCAATTCCAAAAACAATGGATAATGATGTTCCGGGAACAGATTATTGCATTGGATTCAGCACATGCGTAACAAGAACAATTGAATTGACACACGCGCTCAGAACAAGTGCCGGTTCTCACGAAAGATTTTTAATAATCGAAGTTTTTGGAAGATACGCAGGATTCTCAGCATTACTGCCAACTATGGCCGGAGCTGCAGACCGCTGCGTTATTCCTGAACACAAGTTCGATGTAGAAAGATTAACAGAATTAATGGTTTACGACCGCATGAATAATCCGAGCAAATATTCAGTATGTTTGGTTTCTGAAGGTGCAATGATGCAAGAAAGTGCTGATATGACATTTGAAGATCAGGAAACAGATATGTTCGGACATAAGAAATTGGGCGGAATTGGTGACATGGTTTCTAAAAAGATGAAAGACCTTTCTGTTAAATACAATAAAGGACATAGAGTGAATGTAATCAATCAACGTTTAGGTTATATGGTTAGAAGCGGCGACCCTGACGCGATTGATTCAATTGTACCTATGGCATACGGAAACTTAGCTTTGGATTTAGTGCTCGAAGGAACATCAGGAAGATTGGTAACTCTTAAAAACGGAAGATACGACAATGCTCCGATTGAAATTGTAACGAGTTTCAAAAAGGTAGTTGACGTTGATAAATATTATAATGTTGAACGATTAAGACCTCATTATAAGAGCTTTGAATCAAAACCATTATTTATTATGGCTAGTGATTAG